The Sphingorhabdus lutea genome segment ACCAGTTTAATATTTTGTAACACGCGTTTTTTGGCGGAATTTACCTTTCAGAAATTATGGGAGCATAATGATAAAAATTTGCCCATTGGCCTGCATCATGGGTCATTGTCTTTTGAGGCAAGGCAAAAGGTGGAGGGCGCAATGGCACAAGGTAAATTGCGCGCGCTGGTTTGCACATCCAGCCTAGATTTAGGGGTGGATTGGGGCGATGTTGATTGTGTTATCCAAATGGGCGCACCAAAGGGCAGCAGTCGATTATTGCAGAGAATAGGTCGATCAAACCACCGGATGGATGAACCATCACGCGCCATATTGGTGCCGGGCAATCGTTTTGAATATTTGGAAACATTGGCGGCATTTGATGCGGTGAATGAAGGGGTGCAGGATAGCGAGGAATTTCGGCCCGGCGGGTTGGATGTATTGGCGCAATTTATTTTAGGATTGGCCAGCGCCGGCCCATTTGATGAGAAGCAGGCACATCAAATGGTGTGCACGGCCATGCCATATCGCAATATTGATGCCGAACAATTTTCCAATGTGCTGCAATATGTGGCGACGGGGGGCTATGCGTTACGGGCATATGATAAATATTGTAAATTGGTTCAGCAGGATGGGCTTTGGCGGTTGTCCCATCCCAAATATGCAGCGACATATCGGTTAAATGCCGGAACAATTGTTGATTTGCCAATGCTAAATGTGCGGTTCAAAAATGGCCGTTCATTGGGCAAGGTGGAGGAAAATTTTGCCGCCGCGCTTTGCCCTGGTGATTGCTTTGTTTTTGCTGGATTGGCGTTGGAGGTTATTTCGATAAAGGATTTGGATTTATTGGTAAGGGCCGCGACAAGGGCTGCATCAATACCTAGTTACATGGGCGCACGCCTGCCGCTGACTACCCATTTGGCGGCGCGGGTGCGCGAAATGTTGGTTGATAGCAATGGCTGGTCAAGACTTCCTGATGATGTGCGGCTATGGCTGAAAATGCAGGGACAGCGCAGCAAATTGCCACAGCCCGATGAGTTATTGGTGGAAAATTTTCCGTTAAATAATCTTCATTATTTGGCAATTTACCCCTTTGAAGGGTGGAATGCGCATCAATCATTGGGGATGTTATTGACCCGCCGGATGGAAAATATGGGATATATGCCCATGGGGTTTTTGGCCAATGATTATGCTTTGCTTATTTGGTCGGTGCGCCATGTGGACGATGTAAAGCCTTTATTTTCACCTGATATTTTGGATGAGGAATTTACCGATTGGATTGAAAATAGCTATTTATTAAAACGTGCCTTTCGCGAGGTTGCGGTGATAAGCGGCCTTGTGGAGCGGCAACATCCTGGCAAAAGAAAAAGCGGGCGGCAGGTGACATTTTCGACCGATTTAATTTATGATGTGCTGAAAAAATATGAACCCGATCATTTATTGATGCAGGCCGCATGGGCAGATGCGCGGTTAAGGATGACCGATATTGGTCGATTGGGTGATTTAATGGACCGCGCCGCCAACATATTGGTGCAGGTGGATTTGGATAGGATCAGCCCACTTGCCGTGCCATTATTGGCAATGATTGGCCGCGAAAATGTGATGCAAAAAAATACCGAAGATACGTTATTGATTGAATCTCAATCGCTTGGTGACATTGCCATGATGCCATAGGTGCTTTTATCTGTGCTATTTGGGAATGATGTATTTTAGTATATACTATATGCGGAGAGGTAAGGAGCATGTATAAATATATTAAAAGCATATATAGAATAAGCGCAGTGGGGATGTTTATCATGCCTGCAATTTTATCCGCGCACATGACAGATAATATAGTTAAGCGGGATGTAATTGTGCAAAATAATGCACCCGATAGGCCGACATCGCCGATAAATTGTTTGGAACATTTGTTTGACCGCAAGGTTG includes the following:
- a CDS encoding ligase-associated DNA damage response DEXH box helicase codes for the protein MNKYIFPPIINQWFGQRGWRIRRHQYEMAKAAEQGQHALLVASTGAGKTLAGFLPTLADLIDTPFDGLHSIYVSPLKALAVDVERNLLHPINEMGLDIYVETRTGDTSSARKARQRVKPPHILLTTPESLSLLLSYPESVDMLCDVRRIIIDEVHAFANSKRGDLLALSLARLSQIAPKCQRVALSATIENPVQYQQWLSPNARADDVMLVQGESAAAPQLSIMLPENEMPWAGHSGNYAVPQILREIEQNNTSLIFCNTRFLAEFTFQKLWEHNDKNLPIGLHHGSLSFEARQKVEGAMAQGKLRALVCTSSLDLGVDWGDVDCVIQMGAPKGSSRLLQRIGRSNHRMDEPSRAILVPGNRFEYLETLAAFDAVNEGVQDSEEFRPGGLDVLAQFILGLASAGPFDEKQAHQMVCTAMPYRNIDAEQFSNVLQYVATGGYALRAYDKYCKLVQQDGLWRLSHPKYAATYRLNAGTIVDLPMLNVRFKNGRSLGKVEENFAAALCPGDCFVFAGLALEVISIKDLDLLVRAATRAASIPSYMGARLPLTTHLAARVREMLVDSNGWSRLPDDVRLWLKMQGQRSKLPQPDELLVENFPLNNLHYLAIYPFEGWNAHQSLGMLLTRRMENMGYMPMGFLANDYALLIWSVRHVDDVKPLFSPDILDEEFTDWIENSYLLKRAFREVAVISGLVERQHPGKRKSGRQVTFSTDLIYDVLKKYEPDHLLMQAAWADARLRMTDIGRLGDLMDRAANILVQVDLDRISPLAVPLLAMIGRENVMQKNTEDTLLIESQSLGDIAMMP